A stretch of Alkalicella caledoniensis DNA encodes these proteins:
- the jag gene encoding RNA-binding cell elongation regulator Jag/EloR, whose product MRVVEISAKTIDEALAEGLQQLALAKDEVEYEVIEYPTKGILGIMAKPAKLRIVEKFLPKKEIEKFLKNTLESFNVNYELELIEYSDYIKANISGDDLAILIGKHGKTIDALQYLLSLTINKKTEEYVKVLLDVNGYRLKREQTLENLAIRQGQRAKAIGKKIILEPMNALERRIIHSVLNDDAGLETYSEGEEPHRRVVIEPLK is encoded by the coding sequence ATGAGAGTTGTTGAAATATCTGCTAAAACAATTGATGAGGCATTAGCTGAGGGATTACAACAACTTGCTCTTGCAAAAGATGAAGTAGAATATGAAGTAATTGAATATCCAACTAAAGGCATCCTAGGAATAATGGCTAAGCCAGCTAAACTTCGTATAGTGGAAAAGTTTCTACCAAAAAAAGAGATAGAGAAATTTCTGAAAAACACTCTAGAATCTTTTAATGTAAATTACGAATTAGAGCTTATTGAGTACTCTGACTACATCAAAGCAAACATTAGTGGAGACGATTTAGCTATTTTAATTGGGAAACATGGAAAAACAATTGATGCACTGCAATATCTTCTTTCCTTGACAATCAACAAAAAGACTGAAGAATATGTAAAAGTGCTTCTAGACGTAAATGGTTATAGATTAAAAAGAGAACAGACCCTAGAAAATTTAGCTATTAGGCAAGGTCAAAGGGCTAAGGCCATAGGGAAAAAAATTATTCTAGAGCCAATGAATGCCCTTGAAAGAAGAATTATTCATAGTGTACTAAATGACGATGCTGGACTAGAAACATATAGTGAAGGTGAAGAACCTCACCGTAGAGTTGTAATAGAGCCCCTAAAATAA
- a CDS encoding YidC/Oxa1 family membrane protein insertase produces MNFIGQILFNLLSFFYDITNSYGIAIVLLTLVFRFVTFPLNLKQIKSTKAMNALVPERKKLEEKYKNDKQKLNEEMMQLYQKHKINPLAGCLPMLIQFPVFIAMFNVVKNFPKEMSDVAGFSSVFLGIDLASIGRQLGVIGFILPALAGITTYLQTKQSMADNPQAAQGGMGAMTSIMPVMITYFSYIQPAGLALYWLLGNIFSIGQHHLLSKHVVKLPEKQGEA; encoded by the coding sequence ATGAATTTTATAGGTCAAATATTATTTAACTTACTTTCTTTCTTTTATGACATTACTAATAGCTATGGTATAGCTATAGTTTTGCTTACTTTGGTTTTTAGGTTTGTAACTTTTCCACTGAACTTAAAACAAATCAAATCTACCAAGGCAATGAATGCCCTAGTTCCAGAAAGAAAAAAATTAGAAGAAAAGTATAAAAATGATAAGCAAAAGCTAAACGAAGAAATGATGCAGCTTTATCAAAAACATAAAATTAATCCTTTAGCAGGCTGTTTACCAATGCTAATTCAATTTCCTGTGTTTATTGCAATGTTTAACGTAGTTAAAAACTTTCCAAAAGAGATGAGTGATGTGGCAGGGTTTTCTTCAGTTTTCCTAGGGATTGACTTAGCTAGCATAGGCAGGCAACTTGGTGTAATAGGATTTATTTTACCAGCTTTAGCTGGGATAACTACCTATTTACAAACTAAACAAAGCATGGCAGACAACCCTCAGGCAGCCCAAGGTGGTATGGGAGCTATGACTTCTATAATGCCTGTAATGATAACTTATTTTAGTTACATACAGCCCGCTGGTCTTGCACTTTACTGGTTATTAGGTAATATTTTCTCAATAGGTCAACATCACCTATTAAGCAAACATGTTGTAAAACTACCTGAAAAACAAGGGGAGGCGTAA
- the rpmH gene encoding 50S ribosomal protein L34, which produces MKRTYQPKVRRRKSNHGFLHRMSTKAGRNILKRRRQKARKRLSA; this is translated from the coding sequence ATGAAAAGAACATACCAACCCAAAGTTAGAAGACGTAAATCAAACCACGGGTTCCTACACAGAATGAGTACAAAAGCTGGACGTAATATTTTAAAGCGCCGTCGTCAGAAGGCAAGAAAAAGGTTAAGTGCATAA
- the yidD gene encoding membrane protein insertion efficiency factor YidD encodes MVKVMLILLNFYQKSISPIKGPTCRFYPTCSEYSKQAFLKYGFIKGFMLTVKRVSRCHPFNEGGYDPLQ; translated from the coding sequence ATGGTTAAGGTAATGTTAATTTTACTAAACTTCTATCAAAAGAGCATTTCCCCAATAAAGGGTCCAACCTGTAGGTTTTACCCAACTTGTTCTGAATACTCTAAACAAGCCTTTTTAAAGTATGGATTTATTAAAGGATTTATGTTAACTGTAAAAAGGGTATCAAGGTGTCACCCTTTTAATGAGGGTGGCTATGATCCTTTACAGTAG
- the rnpA gene encoding ribonuclease P protein component, which translates to MYNGFLPLRKNADFRNIYNKGKSLSTKNIVIYYSKSDSTGRVGFVVSKKIGKAIVRNRFKRMIREAFRTTNIPLEPNLDIIILARPRILDADYFSIRKDLVYLCKKIKKQVLLSEENNG; encoded by the coding sequence ATGTATAATGGTTTTTTACCACTTAGAAAAAATGCTGATTTTAGAAACATCTATAATAAAGGAAAATCTCTATCTACTAAAAATATTGTTATCTATTATAGTAAAAGTGATAGTACAGGTAGGGTTGGCTTTGTAGTAAGTAAAAAGATAGGTAAAGCCATTGTTAGAAATAGATTCAAGAGGATGATAAGAGAAGCATTTAGAACTACTAACATTCCATTAGAGCCTAATCTCGACATTATTATTTTGGCAAGACCTAGGATTTTAGATGCTGACTATTTCTCTATTAGAAAAGACTTAGTTTATCTATGTAAAAAGATTAAAAAACAAGTTTTGTTGAGTGAAGAGAACAATGGTTAA